The following proteins are encoded in a genomic region of Bicyclus anynana chromosome 12, ilBicAnyn1.1, whole genome shotgun sequence:
- the LOC112048130 gene encoding BRISC and BRCA1-A complex member 1: MDSPDISQETKESNSPKPKNTLTEEYANLQEQVIANFQKHNLPNVNVPERIIICLDVCYEDKNSIFRLNDGTTYTRINMLKRVLDFFIYSKHAINKKTEFALLALKNSEALFVQNFTNNIKDILNAVDYVNSEDSTSESFDFQKIFQILQDEVEIPEYKQAECILPPPYVVRMIVLYARSNCIPIIPHEESYFNYLKKQLYFYIDILLVHKEDCALHKCEEVYDSLQDLDNGYSYVFEVSRNATKVHDCIVKLLAHPLQRPLQKNTDYSFGSKY; encoded by the exons ATGGATTCTCCAGATATATCACAAGAAACGAAGGAATCAAA TTCTCCAAAACCCAAGAACACTCTGACTGAGGAATACGCGAATTTACAAGAACAAGTGATAGCAAACTTCCAGAAACACAACTTGCCTAATGTCAACGTACCGGAGAGGATTATTATATGCCTAGATGTTTGTTATGAAGATAAAAATTCCATCTTTAGGCTAAATGATGGTACCACCTATACACGAATTAACATGTTGAAGAGAGTTTTGGATTTCTTTATATACTCTAAACATGCTATTAATAAGAAAACAGAATTTGCTTTGCTTGCCCTTAAAAATTCAGAGGCATTGTTTGTACAAAACTTTACAAACAACATCAAAGACATTCTAAATGCTGTCGATTATGTCAATAGTGAAGATAGTACGTCTGAAAGCTTTGATTTCCAGAAAATCTTTCAGATACTGCAAGATGAGGTTGAAATACCTGAATATAAACAAGCTGAGTGTATATTACCTCCTCCATATGTTGTACGCATGATTGTATTGTATGCACGTTCAAACTGCATTCCAATAATCCCCCATGAAGAGAGCTATTTTAATTATCTCAAGAAGCAGTTGTATTTCTATATAGATATTCTGTTAGTGCACAAAGAGGATTGTGCTCTTCATAAATGTGAGGAAGTTTATGACTCCCTTCAAGATTTGGATAATGGTTATTCATATGTATTTGAAGTGTCAAGGAATGCAACTAAAGTACACGATTGTATTGTTAAATTGCTCGCACATCCTTTACAAAGACCCCTGCAAAAAAATACAGATTATTCATTTGGGTCTAAGTATTGA
- the LOC112048129 gene encoding transposable element P transposase isoform X1 — MPKLCAFGCVPSGIPMHRFPNANKCLERFKAWVKLVGGKLTTASDYEHYQKKVICDIHFTEQDRNRNKRLNALAVPSLNLREESATKCDNSIIIQPATLEAPNTEQSAGSSSNKLIEQSSTSNASNTDIVFVSNMMQEHNYSTTSKSMRKSFEKGSKVSASYDIIQMKPFSRKIKHLQTEISCLRKKTKSFKARLASATKLHNDVAFQHVIKNMRTPAQLFVHMQLQGMKKPKGRRFTLEEKILALSLYKKSPKGYSLLYKYFTLPSSKAMKRLLSSIKLCPGINPILLKKIKETVLEKEIPDRLCSLIFDEMSLTPQIFFDKAKDKIEGFATSKSTKFADHALVFMIKGLKQNFKQPVAYYFTSGLQKIEMKILIKSVVTELLKSGLIILNTVCDQGPVNVSAITELISDTRQSFIKEGKEWRHDMFSVNGHEIIPLYDVPHLIKGIRNNLITKNMIYNYKNESRLVKWDYYQQVYAADKARGELRLLNKITEEHINPEKINKMRVKSATQIFSHSMAVVTDHLVARGHLPAECNNLVDITLLIDKIFDSLNVSTFNIPNGKIYKGAIRKNSPHHELWMKAKVTLKSIKFLQKKVSGNKIRLVETSVPSVTNLIKTINGMEAICKILFEKYGYDAVLSRNFNQDPVENFFGNIRSYGARNNSPNTMSFEGAFKALLLNNYNLPHSKRANCEEDVNECLQSLHFFLKQNKDAPVASTGDNNIPLNENLINDFVLEPDVGQRNYVCGWVLTKCLKNIVKSCKSCRNSMLDFKNKNEINNTFIKAKEYEKKKWLCYPNEAMQNCFHDIQNITNSFLKKDVPINNTKRNIKTVTNLLVNFPIFCSKHGERCKEYITDISICLIINSWCRSINRILSGKITYKESDDDTKIAAQIYYNKHKKYKNKK; from the exons ATGCCTAAGTTGTGCGCTTTTGGATGTGTTCCCAGTG GTATCCCAATGCATCGTTTTCCTAATGCTAATAAATGCCTTGAGCGTTTTAAAGCTTGGGTTAAACTAGTTGGTGGCAAACTAACCACAGCATCTGATTATGAGCATTACCAGAAGAAAGTGATCTGTGACATTCATTTTACTGAACAAGATAGAAACCGGAATAAACGGCTTAATGCATTGGCTGTTCCGTCACTTAATCTTagag AAGAATCTGCCACAAAATGTGATAACAGTATTATCATTCAACCTGCAACATTGGAAGCTCCAAATACag AACAATCTGCAGGGAGTTCCAGCAACAAGCTTATCGAGCAATCGTCAACTTCCAATGCTTCAAATAcag ACATTGTATTCGTATCAAATATGATGCAGGAGCATAATTATAGCACAACTAGCAAATCAATGAGGAAATCATTTGaaaaag gTTCCAAGGTCTCAGCATCGTATGACATCATCCAGATGAAACCCTTTTCAAGAAAAATCAAGCATCTGCAAACAGAAATAAGCTGTTTGAGGAAAAAAACAAAGTCTTTTAAAGCCAGACTGGCAAGTGCAACAAAATTGCACAATGATGTAGCATTTCAACATGTCATTAAGAATATGAGGACACCTGCGCAATTATTTGTGCATATGCAATTACAGGGTATGAAAAAACCTAAGGGCAGACGGTTTACACTCGAAGAGAAAATACTTGCCTTGTCACTGTATAAAAAAAGTCCAAAAGGCTACtccttattatataaatattttacattgcCCTCATCAAAAGCAATGAAACGTTTACTAAGCAGCATAAAACTGTGCCCCGGTATAAAtcccattttattaaaaaaaattaaagagacCGTCCTTGAAAAGGAAATTCCTGACAGATTATGCAGCCTTATATTCGACGAAATGTCTTTGACACCCCAGATCTTTTTTGATAAGGCAAAAGATAAAATTGAAGGGTTTGCCACATCGAAAAGTACAAAATTTGCTGATCATGCTCTTGTTTTTATGATAAAGGgcttaaaacaaaattttaaacagcctgtagcttattattttacaagtggCCTTCaaaaaattgaaatgaaaatcctCATTAAATCTGTTGTGACAGAACTTCTAAAAAGTGGCCTTATTATTCTTAACACTGTGTGTGACCAAGGTCCTGTTAATGTAAGCGCAATAACAGAATTAATTAGTGACACTAGACAGTCATTTATAAAAGAAGGCAAAGAATGGCGACATGACATGTTTTCCGTAAATGGGCACGAAATAATACCTTTATATGATGTTCCTCATCTAATAAAAGGTATTCGAAATAATTTGATTACcaaaaatatgatttataattataagaacGAAAGTAGATTAGTAAAGTGGGATTATTACCAGCAGGTTTATGCAGCAGATAAAGCGCGTGGAGAGCTACGTTTGCTTAATAAAATTACTGAAGAACACattaatcccgaaaaaattaacaaaatgagGGTTAAATCTGCTACACAGATTTTCAGCCACAGTATGGCCGTGGTTACCGACCATTTGGTGGCCAGAGGACACCTGCCTGCAGAATGCAATAATTTAGTAGATATAACTcttttaattgataaaatatttgataGCCTTAATGTCAGCACATTTAATATACCCAATGGTAAAATTTACAAAGGAGCAATTAGAAAAAATTCACCGCACCATGAACTATGGATGAAAGCAAAAGTGACACTAaagtcaataaaatttttgcaaaaaaaagtatctgGAAATAAAATACGGTTAGTGGAAACAAGTGTACCATCtgtaacaaatttaataaaaacgattAATGGCATGGAAGCAatttgcaaaattttatttgaGAAATATGGTTATGATGCAGTATTAAGCAGAAATTTTAATCAGGACCCAGTTGAAAATTTCTTTGGGAACATCAGGAGCTATGGAGCGAGAAATAATTCTCCAAATACAATGTCTTTTGAGGGGGCATTCAAAGccttattgttaaataattacaatttaccaCACTCTAAAAGAGCTAACTGTGAAGAAGACGTAAATGAATGCCTCCAgagtctacatttttttttaaagcaaaatAAAGATGCTCCTGTTGCTTCCACTGGGGACAATAATATTCCTTTaaacgaaaatttaataaacgatTTTGTTCTTGAACCAGACGTGGGGCAAAGAAATTACGTATGTGGCTGGGTCTTGactaaatgtttaaaaaatattgtaaaatcttGTAAAAGCTGCAGAAATTCTATGTTagacttcaaaaataaaaatgaaattaataatactttCATTAAAGCGaaggaatatgaaaaaaaaaaatggttatgcTATCCAAATGAAGCAATGCAAAATTGTTTCCatgatatacaaaatataacgaattcgtttttaaaaaaagatgtgccaattaataatacaaaaagaaatataaaaactgttaCAAATCTATTAGTCAATTTCCCCATTTTTTGCAGTAAACATGGGGAAAGGTGTAAAGAATATATTACGGATATATCTATATGCTTGATAATAAACAGTTGGTGTAGATCCATTAACCGTATTTTAAGTggaaaaataacatacaaaGAATCGGACGATGACACTAAAATTGCGGCGCAAATATATtacaacaaacataaaaaatacaaaaataaaaaataa
- the LOC112048129 gene encoding transposable element P transposase isoform X2 has product MPKLCAFGCVPSGIPMHRFPNANKCLERFKAWVKLVGGKLTTASDYEHYQKKVICDIHFTEQDRNRNKRLNALAVPSLNLRESATKCDNSIIIQPATLEAPNTEQSAGSSSNKLIEQSSTSNASNTDIVFVSNMMQEHNYSTTSKSMRKSFEKGSKVSASYDIIQMKPFSRKIKHLQTEISCLRKKTKSFKARLASATKLHNDVAFQHVIKNMRTPAQLFVHMQLQGMKKPKGRRFTLEEKILALSLYKKSPKGYSLLYKYFTLPSSKAMKRLLSSIKLCPGINPILLKKIKETVLEKEIPDRLCSLIFDEMSLTPQIFFDKAKDKIEGFATSKSTKFADHALVFMIKGLKQNFKQPVAYYFTSGLQKIEMKILIKSVVTELLKSGLIILNTVCDQGPVNVSAITELISDTRQSFIKEGKEWRHDMFSVNGHEIIPLYDVPHLIKGIRNNLITKNMIYNYKNESRLVKWDYYQQVYAADKARGELRLLNKITEEHINPEKINKMRVKSATQIFSHSMAVVTDHLVARGHLPAECNNLVDITLLIDKIFDSLNVSTFNIPNGKIYKGAIRKNSPHHELWMKAKVTLKSIKFLQKKVSGNKIRLVETSVPSVTNLIKTINGMEAICKILFEKYGYDAVLSRNFNQDPVENFFGNIRSYGARNNSPNTMSFEGAFKALLLNNYNLPHSKRANCEEDVNECLQSLHFFLKQNKDAPVASTGDNNIPLNENLINDFVLEPDVGQRNYVCGWVLTKCLKNIVKSCKSCRNSMLDFKNKNEINNTFIKAKEYEKKKWLCYPNEAMQNCFHDIQNITNSFLKKDVPINNTKRNIKTVTNLLVNFPIFCSKHGERCKEYITDISICLIINSWCRSINRILSGKITYKESDDDTKIAAQIYYNKHKKYKNKK; this is encoded by the exons ATGCCTAAGTTGTGCGCTTTTGGATGTGTTCCCAGTG GTATCCCAATGCATCGTTTTCCTAATGCTAATAAATGCCTTGAGCGTTTTAAAGCTTGGGTTAAACTAGTTGGTGGCAAACTAACCACAGCATCTGATTATGAGCATTACCAGAAGAAAGTGATCTGTGACATTCATTTTACTGAACAAGATAGAAACCGGAATAAACGGCTTAATGCATTGGCTGTTCCGTCACTTAATCTTagag AATCTGCCACAAAATGTGATAACAGTATTATCATTCAACCTGCAACATTGGAAGCTCCAAATACag AACAATCTGCAGGGAGTTCCAGCAACAAGCTTATCGAGCAATCGTCAACTTCCAATGCTTCAAATAcag ACATTGTATTCGTATCAAATATGATGCAGGAGCATAATTATAGCACAACTAGCAAATCAATGAGGAAATCATTTGaaaaag gTTCCAAGGTCTCAGCATCGTATGACATCATCCAGATGAAACCCTTTTCAAGAAAAATCAAGCATCTGCAAACAGAAATAAGCTGTTTGAGGAAAAAAACAAAGTCTTTTAAAGCCAGACTGGCAAGTGCAACAAAATTGCACAATGATGTAGCATTTCAACATGTCATTAAGAATATGAGGACACCTGCGCAATTATTTGTGCATATGCAATTACAGGGTATGAAAAAACCTAAGGGCAGACGGTTTACACTCGAAGAGAAAATACTTGCCTTGTCACTGTATAAAAAAAGTCCAAAAGGCTACtccttattatataaatattttacattgcCCTCATCAAAAGCAATGAAACGTTTACTAAGCAGCATAAAACTGTGCCCCGGTATAAAtcccattttattaaaaaaaattaaagagacCGTCCTTGAAAAGGAAATTCCTGACAGATTATGCAGCCTTATATTCGACGAAATGTCTTTGACACCCCAGATCTTTTTTGATAAGGCAAAAGATAAAATTGAAGGGTTTGCCACATCGAAAAGTACAAAATTTGCTGATCATGCTCTTGTTTTTATGATAAAGGgcttaaaacaaaattttaaacagcctgtagcttattattttacaagtggCCTTCaaaaaattgaaatgaaaatcctCATTAAATCTGTTGTGACAGAACTTCTAAAAAGTGGCCTTATTATTCTTAACACTGTGTGTGACCAAGGTCCTGTTAATGTAAGCGCAATAACAGAATTAATTAGTGACACTAGACAGTCATTTATAAAAGAAGGCAAAGAATGGCGACATGACATGTTTTCCGTAAATGGGCACGAAATAATACCTTTATATGATGTTCCTCATCTAATAAAAGGTATTCGAAATAATTTGATTACcaaaaatatgatttataattataagaacGAAAGTAGATTAGTAAAGTGGGATTATTACCAGCAGGTTTATGCAGCAGATAAAGCGCGTGGAGAGCTACGTTTGCTTAATAAAATTACTGAAGAACACattaatcccgaaaaaattaacaaaatgagGGTTAAATCTGCTACACAGATTTTCAGCCACAGTATGGCCGTGGTTACCGACCATTTGGTGGCCAGAGGACACCTGCCTGCAGAATGCAATAATTTAGTAGATATAACTcttttaattgataaaatatttgataGCCTTAATGTCAGCACATTTAATATACCCAATGGTAAAATTTACAAAGGAGCAATTAGAAAAAATTCACCGCACCATGAACTATGGATGAAAGCAAAAGTGACACTAaagtcaataaaatttttgcaaaaaaaagtatctgGAAATAAAATACGGTTAGTGGAAACAAGTGTACCATCtgtaacaaatttaataaaaacgattAATGGCATGGAAGCAatttgcaaaattttatttgaGAAATATGGTTATGATGCAGTATTAAGCAGAAATTTTAATCAGGACCCAGTTGAAAATTTCTTTGGGAACATCAGGAGCTATGGAGCGAGAAATAATTCTCCAAATACAATGTCTTTTGAGGGGGCATTCAAAGccttattgttaaataattacaatttaccaCACTCTAAAAGAGCTAACTGTGAAGAAGACGTAAATGAATGCCTCCAgagtctacatttttttttaaagcaaaatAAAGATGCTCCTGTTGCTTCCACTGGGGACAATAATATTCCTTTaaacgaaaatttaataaacgatTTTGTTCTTGAACCAGACGTGGGGCAAAGAAATTACGTATGTGGCTGGGTCTTGactaaatgtttaaaaaatattgtaaaatcttGTAAAAGCTGCAGAAATTCTATGTTagacttcaaaaataaaaatgaaattaataatactttCATTAAAGCGaaggaatatgaaaaaaaaaaatggttatgcTATCCAAATGAAGCAATGCAAAATTGTTTCCatgatatacaaaatataacgaattcgtttttaaaaaaagatgtgccaattaataatacaaaaagaaatataaaaactgttaCAAATCTATTAGTCAATTTCCCCATTTTTTGCAGTAAACATGGGGAAAGGTGTAAAGAATATATTACGGATATATCTATATGCTTGATAATAAACAGTTGGTGTAGATCCATTAACCGTATTTTAAGTggaaaaataacatacaaaGAATCGGACGATGACACTAAAATTGCGGCGCAAATATATtacaacaaacataaaaaatacaaaaataaaaaataa